A single window of Pirellulales bacterium DNA harbors:
- a CDS encoding Flp family type IVb pilin, translated as MKPFATKCWKFIKSEDGPTAVEYAVMLALIVIVCLTAIQSIGTNANATFNSVAGQLGGGGS; from the coding sequence ATGAAGCCCTTCGCAACCAAGTGCTGGAAGTTCATCAAGTCCGAGGATGGCCCGACCGCTGTCGAATACGCGGTAATGCTGGCTTTGATCGTGATCGTCTGCTTGACGGCGATTCAATCGATTGGCACGAATGCCAACGCCACGTTCAATAGCGTCGCCGGCCAACTGGGCGGTGGCGGCTCGTAA
- a CDS encoding rhodanese-like domain-containing protein, giving the protein MTAANDLPLEVTCRSVKEKLDTGEVFLLLDCREADEYAVARIEGARLLPMSELSSRLAELEAYRDKQIVVHCHHGGRSERVANWLRGQGFAQARTMVGGIDRWAEEIDRTVPRY; this is encoded by the coding sequence ATGACAGCGGCCAATGATCTCCCTCTGGAAGTGACCTGTCGCAGCGTCAAGGAAAAGCTGGACACGGGCGAGGTGTTTTTGCTGCTCGATTGCCGGGAGGCCGACGAGTATGCCGTGGCGCGTATCGAGGGCGCGCGGCTGTTGCCGATGAGCGAGCTCTCCTCGCGTCTCGCCGAGCTGGAAGCATATCGCGACAAGCAGATCGTCGTCCATTGCCATCATGGCGGCCGCAGCGAACGGGTTGCCAATTGGCTGCGCGGACAAGGATTCGCCCAAGCGCGCACGATGGTGGGCGGCATCGACCGCTGGGCCGAAGAGATCGATCGCACCGTACCTCGCTATTGA
- a CDS encoding PD-(D/E)XK nuclease family protein, which produces MKIATAAQLPLQTQGPGTIREGTFDMPGRTVVIAGPSGSGKTERLLAGYRTALRAGPIGSVLWIAPTHRSAAEVRQAILRDELRACFKPAVMTFDQFAEQVLAASDRVVRPISDLAKRQILRRLIKAEAVAGRLDHFRSIAETAGLADLVTEFISELKRQEIWPDEFEQACRARGRQRKDQELSAIYRAYQQHLNDNGLYDAEGRFWTARELLLKGQRRPFEQLRHVVVDGFTDFTRPQLEILELLAKRVARLEFSLPLEAEEGRPDLFAKPASTLAQLRWRIPAAVVETLPRKEQPAWPALAHVERELFKNPRHVVRAARAPGIEVSEAGRALDEAYLVARRIKRLLVSGDPATGSKVSPADVVVVARSPAGLAEILREAFDDLGIPHAFESGIPLARIPLVAALVAVLRLHVEDWPFRGLLHVLGSNYFRPAWPAWNDGAVTASVDQVIRSQQVSRGRETLLMALRRAADAPGVTAAGVLDRDRREAQSTLVLLEQLAAALDRLPRRTTPGAWLRYLVPLANELGLTRDLPSNPQEAKQSIDAEAWRVLREAFAAVEKFATGQGAAAEELDAAGILDLLTDIAATEELRPTGDESGCVRVLSATSARALSIPYLFFVSLSERAFPPPERSDRLYNEAEYERFADAGLPLVLRAEASQREMLLFYEVITRARRRLYLSYPGLDEKGQQLLPSPYLGELEDVCGGRMDRYRVEDLRPLPYDGIAASATEQRILAVAQAAGIEISRSDHGANARPPAEPGPVLAGLTARPETRPVFENILAGLAANSSRAGREEFGPYEGLLGAAVRTSLATRFGAEVRFSASRLEQYKRCPFRFFLSDVLHLEPVEELSVAIDPLSRGSELHDALARLHREVNQTLGRAASPADPAAAPVFEQALARLMRELERRAKDRAQPFQAALAEIERRQLRDWLADYTRQHAKYDALWESLDRPLVPAYFEVSFGDDRLTDDSLSTVEPLVISDGARQVLVRGRIDRVDVGHAAGRPVFGVLDYKSGKAKSYNQEAIESGEALQVFLYALAAEKLFAREQRIPWNAGYWFVTDEGYPEKTSVQIHEVEANQLRATKQWQELRDKDTALVLDLVEGMQAGKFPVFNDNDRCTSFCDFRTVCRVNQVRATGKKWQPQTRQD; this is translated from the coding sequence ATGAAGATCGCCACGGCCGCGCAGCTACCATTGCAAACTCAGGGGCCCGGCACGATCAGGGAGGGGACTTTCGACATGCCGGGACGCACGGTCGTCATCGCAGGGCCTTCGGGGAGCGGCAAGACCGAGCGCTTGCTCGCCGGCTATCGCACGGCGTTGCGGGCTGGCCCGATCGGCAGTGTGCTGTGGATCGCTCCGACGCATCGCAGCGCGGCCGAGGTCCGCCAGGCCATTCTCCGCGACGAGCTGCGTGCCTGCTTCAAGCCGGCGGTCATGACCTTTGACCAGTTCGCCGAGCAAGTGTTGGCGGCGAGCGATCGCGTCGTGCGGCCGATTTCGGATTTGGCCAAGCGGCAAATTCTGCGGCGCCTGATCAAGGCCGAGGCAGTCGCCGGCCGTTTGGACCATTTTCGGTCGATCGCCGAAACCGCCGGGCTCGCCGACCTGGTGACCGAGTTCATCAGCGAGCTGAAGCGCCAGGAAATCTGGCCCGACGAATTCGAACAAGCCTGCCGGGCGCGCGGCCGACAGCGCAAGGATCAGGAGCTGTCGGCGATTTACCGCGCGTATCAGCAGCACCTGAACGACAACGGTTTGTACGACGCCGAGGGGCGGTTCTGGACAGCGCGCGAGTTGTTGCTCAAAGGGCAGCGAAGGCCGTTCGAGCAATTGCGGCACGTCGTGGTCGACGGCTTTACGGATTTCACGCGTCCGCAGTTGGAGATTCTGGAGCTGCTCGCCAAGCGCGTTGCCAGGCTCGAATTTTCGCTGCCGCTGGAAGCCGAGGAGGGCCGCCCTGATCTGTTCGCCAAGCCGGCGAGCACGCTTGCGCAGTTGCGCTGGCGCATACCGGCAGCGGTGGTGGAAACACTTCCGCGCAAGGAACAACCGGCCTGGCCGGCGCTGGCCCACGTCGAACGCGAGCTCTTTAAAAACCCGCGCCACGTCGTGCGCGCCGCCCGTGCCCCGGGAATTGAAGTCAGCGAAGCGGGCCGGGCGCTTGACGAGGCGTATCTGGTCGCACGGCGCATCAAGCGTTTGCTCGTTTCCGGCGATCCGGCGACAGGAAGCAAGGTCAGCCCTGCCGACGTGGTGGTCGTCGCGCGTTCGCCTGCTGGACTCGCAGAGATCCTGCGCGAAGCCTTCGACGACCTGGGCATTCCCCATGCATTCGAGTCGGGCATTCCGCTGGCGCGCATTCCGCTGGTGGCGGCACTCGTGGCGGTGCTGCGCCTGCATGTCGAGGACTGGCCCTTCCGCGGTTTGCTGCACGTTCTGGGGAGCAATTATTTTCGGCCAGCGTGGCCCGCATGGAACGACGGCGCCGTCACAGCATCCGTCGATCAGGTGATCAGGTCGCAACAAGTGTCGCGCGGCCGCGAGACGTTGCTGATGGCGCTGCGCCGCGCCGCCGATGCGCCTGGCGTGACGGCCGCCGGCGTCCTGGACCGAGATCGGCGCGAGGCACAAAGCACGCTTGTCCTTCTCGAACAACTGGCGGCGGCATTGGATCGCCTTCCGCGGCGAACCACTCCCGGAGCGTGGCTCCGCTATCTCGTGCCGTTAGCAAATGAACTGGGGCTGACGCGCGACTTGCCGAGCAATCCGCAGGAGGCGAAGCAATCCATCGATGCCGAGGCCTGGCGCGTGCTGCGCGAGGCTTTCGCCGCGGTGGAAAAGTTTGCGACGGGGCAAGGCGCCGCCGCCGAGGAACTCGATGCGGCGGGCATTCTCGATTTGCTCACCGATATCGCGGCCACGGAAGAGCTACGGCCGACCGGCGACGAGTCGGGCTGCGTGCGTGTGCTGTCGGCCACGAGCGCCCGCGCGCTGTCGATTCCTTATCTGTTCTTCGTAAGTCTTTCGGAACGCGCGTTTCCACCCCCGGAACGGTCCGACCGCTTGTACAACGAGGCGGAGTACGAGCGCTTCGCCGACGCGGGATTGCCGCTGGTCCTGCGTGCCGAAGCCAGTCAGCGCGAGATGCTGCTGTTCTACGAAGTCATCACCCGCGCGCGGCGCCGCTTGTATCTCAGCTACCCGGGGCTGGACGAAAAAGGTCAGCAGCTATTGCCGAGCCCTTACCTCGGCGAGCTCGAGGATGTTTGCGGCGGTCGGATGGATCGGTATCGCGTCGAGGATTTGCGACCGCTGCCCTACGACGGGATCGCCGCCAGCGCCACGGAGCAGCGAATACTTGCCGTGGCGCAGGCGGCGGGCATCGAAATATCGCGGTCCGACCATGGCGCGAACGCACGGCCGCCGGCCGAACCGGGGCCGGTGCTTGCGGGCCTGACGGCTCGGCCCGAGACGCGCCCGGTATTCGAAAACATCCTGGCCGGTCTGGCGGCGAATAGCAGTCGCGCGGGCCGCGAGGAGTTCGGGCCCTACGAGGGCCTGCTCGGCGCTGCCGTGCGGACGTCGCTGGCGACGCGCTTCGGAGCCGAGGTTCGTTTCAGCGCCAGTCGCCTGGAGCAATATAAGCGTTGCCCGTTCCGTTTCTTCTTGAGCGACGTGCTGCACCTCGAGCCCGTGGAGGAGTTGAGTGTAGCGATCGACCCGTTATCGCGCGGCTCGGAATTGCACGACGCGCTGGCGCGATTGCATCGTGAAGTGAATCAGACGCTGGGGCGCGCGGCATCACCGGCCGACCCGGCGGCGGCGCCGGTTTTCGAACAAGCGCTGGCCCGGCTTATGAGGGAGCTGGAACGACGCGCAAAGGATCGGGCGCAACCTTTTCAAGCGGCGTTGGCCGAGATCGAGCGGCGGCAGTTGCGCGATTGGCTCGCCGATTACACCAGGCAGCACGCGAAGTACGACGCCTTGTGGGAGAGTCTCGACCGGCCGCTGGTGCCGGCCTATTTCGAGGTCTCGTTTGGCGACGACCGTCTCACCGATGATTCGCTTTCCACCGTTGAGCCTTTGGTGATCAGCGATGGCGCGCGCCAGGTTCTGGTGCGCGGCCGGATCGATCGCGTCGACGTGGGGCACGCCGCGGGCCGGCCCGTCTTCGGAGTCCTGGACTATAAATCGGGAAAAGCGAAAAGCTACAACCAAGAGGCCATCGAATCGGGCGAAGCTTTGCAAGTCTTCTTGTATGCTCTGGCCGCCGAAAAGTTGTTCGCCCGCGAACAGCGGATTCCGTGGAACGCCGGCTATTGGTTCGTCACGGATGAGGGATATCCCGAAAAAACCTCCGTGCAGATTCACGAGGTCGAGGCCAACCAACTGCGGGCGACCAAGCAGTGGCAAGAACTGCGTGATAAAGACACGGCTCTGGTGCTTGACCTGGTCGAGGGGATGCAGGCCGGCAAGTTTCCGGTGTTCAACGACAACGATCGATGCACGAGCTTTTGCGACTTTCGCACGGTGTGCCGGGTCAACCAGGTCCGCGCGACGGGGAAGAAATGGCAGCCACAAACGCGTCAGGATTAA
- a CDS encoding UvrD-helicase domain-containing protein — MAATNASGLTEEQRTAIERRGVSIALSAGAGCGKTHVLVERFLAALTPATNGDESGAKGLSGLIAITFTDRAAREMRDRLRRKCRERLRAADDRHADDWLGLLRELESARVSTIHAFCGSLLRAHAVEAGIDPHFQILQAGPSATLFSEVVEDQLREQLGQMNEDLLDLVVMFGLVPLRQMMQKLLGRRHAIDFDEWVLVTPEELVERWHEVEVKEVLPQLRAQFLKLPEVASLRRIMANWTPTNNVMRDRFVSLTAALNDLASGEEFYRTIDAIRDAARVQGGGSRKDWFSDEIYNEFRDAATAVRDWAKDAEKRSRIEAKGALPSAAAGLALLRVARPVIAAYEDRKRELSLLDFDDLLARTRDLLHGAHGETLRRRLASRLDLLLVDEFQDTDPLQVELVKVLCGGQLQEGKLFFVGDAKQSIYRFRGADPRVFRELQGEIPRAGQLPLTRNFRSQPGVLDFVNALFRDRLGGTEYEALVAHRPALAESPIVEFLWATPPADNTEKIDAEFLRKQEAEWIARRVAQILATGQVTVPADARGPARSAGPGDVTILFRTLSDVRYYEEALRRHDLPYYTVGGGAYYAQQEVFDLLNLLRAIDAPGDVVSLAGALRSPFFSLTDETLYWLAQHEKGLAAGLFAAALPAQIEGQQRRQVQFAAKTLHELRAQKDRRSVVALIRHALARTGYDALLLAEFLGERKLANLRKLIDQARIFDASGIFTLSDFIHELSEFVARQPDEPPAPVELETSTVIRLMTIHQAKGLEFPIVVVPDLMRSQNGSPVIAAFDPRLGPLVRAKDEDAGACGFDLWRALEEQEEADEGIRLLYVAATRAADYLILSAGIKDFDKPSGWLEFLGERFDLRSGSLQAHLPGGWSQPRVTVTLERPPTPHGADSKPRVEWDRVIAEARECAAAGRGVSSPLVEPVPPDHAARRVFSFSRLAGQFESEELPARDKDAFARLATEEITDEPAGSATELGVLAHAVLAQIDFAAPGDVLERCRDELARRFSSSETRPESAAAMIERFLQSPRATALREAAAVHRELEFLLRWPPGGPADGRLIQGFIDCLYQDRDGRWHLLDYKTNRVTAAAVPQLAARYELQMSLYAIAVEEVLGESPATLTLCFLQPGVEHVVPWNGEARKHAIEQINSALTAAIAKST, encoded by the coding sequence ATGGCAGCCACAAACGCGTCAGGATTAACCGAAGAACAGCGCACTGCCATCGAGCGGCGCGGCGTTTCGATCGCGCTCTCGGCCGGGGCCGGCTGCGGCAAGACGCACGTGCTGGTCGAGCGGTTCCTGGCCGCGCTTACGCCCGCCACGAACGGTGACGAGAGCGGCGCCAAGGGATTGTCCGGGCTGATCGCGATCACCTTCACGGATCGCGCGGCGCGCGAGATGCGCGATCGCCTGCGGCGCAAATGCCGCGAACGGTTGCGCGCGGCCGACGATCGTCACGCGGACGATTGGCTCGGCCTGTTGCGCGAACTCGAATCGGCACGCGTCAGCACGATTCACGCCTTTTGCGGATCGCTGCTGCGGGCCCACGCCGTCGAGGCCGGCATCGACCCGCACTTTCAGATCCTGCAAGCTGGCCCGTCGGCGACGCTGTTTTCCGAGGTGGTCGAGGATCAATTGCGCGAACAGCTCGGCCAGATGAACGAAGATTTGCTGGACCTGGTCGTCATGTTCGGGCTCGTGCCGCTGCGGCAGATGATGCAGAAACTGCTCGGCCGCCGGCACGCCATCGATTTCGACGAGTGGGTGCTGGTCACGCCTGAAGAATTAGTCGAGCGCTGGCACGAGGTCGAAGTTAAGGAGGTGCTTCCGCAGCTGCGTGCGCAGTTTCTCAAGCTGCCAGAAGTGGCGTCGTTACGAAGGATCATGGCGAACTGGACGCCAACCAATAACGTCATGCGGGATCGATTTGTTTCGCTTACTGCGGCACTTAACGACCTCGCCTCGGGCGAGGAGTTTTATCGGACGATCGACGCCATTCGCGATGCGGCCCGAGTCCAGGGAGGGGGCTCGCGTAAAGACTGGTTCAGCGACGAAATCTACAACGAGTTTCGCGACGCCGCCACGGCGGTACGAGATTGGGCCAAGGATGCCGAGAAGCGTTCGAGAATCGAGGCCAAGGGGGCCCTGCCCAGCGCCGCGGCCGGGCTGGCGCTGTTGCGGGTGGCGCGGCCAGTCATCGCGGCGTATGAGGATCGCAAGCGCGAGCTGAGCTTGCTGGATTTCGACGATCTGCTGGCACGCACGCGCGATCTGCTCCATGGCGCGCACGGCGAGACGTTGCGGCGGCGGCTGGCGTCGCGGCTCGATCTGCTGTTGGTCGACGAGTTTCAGGACACCGATCCGCTGCAGGTCGAGCTGGTGAAAGTTCTCTGCGGTGGCCAGTTGCAGGAGGGGAAGCTTTTTTTTGTCGGCGACGCCAAGCAATCCATCTATCGCTTCCGCGGCGCCGATCCGCGCGTCTTTCGCGAATTGCAAGGTGAAATCCCGCGTGCCGGCCAACTGCCGCTGACGCGGAACTTCCGCAGCCAGCCGGGCGTGCTCGATTTCGTCAATGCTCTGTTCCGCGATCGACTGGGCGGGACGGAGTACGAGGCGCTCGTCGCACATCGGCCGGCGCTCGCCGAATCGCCGATTGTCGAGTTCCTGTGGGCCACGCCGCCGGCCGACAATACCGAAAAGATCGACGCCGAGTTTCTACGAAAACAAGAGGCCGAGTGGATCGCGCGGCGCGTCGCGCAGATTCTCGCCACGGGCCAGGTGACGGTTCCTGCTGACGCGCGCGGCCCGGCGCGCTCGGCCGGACCCGGGGACGTGACCATTTTGTTCCGCACGCTGTCGGACGTGCGCTATTACGAAGAGGCCTTGCGGCGCCACGATCTCCCTTATTACACCGTCGGTGGCGGTGCCTACTACGCGCAGCAAGAGGTGTTCGACCTGCTCAATCTGCTGCGTGCCATCGACGCGCCGGGCGACGTTGTGAGCCTGGCCGGCGCGCTGCGCAGCCCCTTCTTCTCGTTGACCGACGAAACGCTGTACTGGTTGGCGCAGCACGAAAAAGGATTGGCGGCCGGGCTGTTTGCCGCGGCGCTGCCGGCACAAATCGAAGGCCAGCAGCGGCGCCAGGTGCAATTTGCCGCGAAAACGCTGCACGAGCTGCGCGCGCAAAAGGATCGACGGTCGGTCGTCGCTTTGATCCGCCACGCACTGGCCCGCACCGGATACGACGCGCTGCTCTTGGCCGAGTTTCTCGGCGAGCGCAAGCTGGCCAACTTGCGAAAGCTGATCGACCAGGCGCGTATTTTCGATGCGTCGGGCATTTTCACGTTGTCCGATTTCATTCACGAGCTGAGCGAGTTCGTTGCGCGCCAGCCCGATGAGCCCCCGGCGCCGGTCGAGCTCGAGACGAGCACGGTTATCCGCCTGATGACGATTCACCAGGCGAAAGGCTTGGAATTTCCGATCGTCGTCGTGCCCGACCTGATGCGCAGCCAGAATGGCTCGCCGGTGATCGCGGCGTTCGATCCGCGGCTGGGACCGCTCGTGCGCGCGAAGGACGAGGATGCCGGCGCGTGTGGCTTTGACTTGTGGCGCGCGCTGGAAGAGCAAGAAGAGGCCGACGAGGGAATTCGCCTGCTGTACGTGGCCGCCACGCGCGCCGCGGATTACCTGATCCTGTCGGCCGGTATCAAAGATTTCGACAAGCCGTCGGGTTGGCTCGAATTCCTCGGCGAACGTTTCGATTTACGATCCGGATCGCTGCAAGCCCACTTACCTGGCGGATGGTCCCAGCCGCGCGTCACGGTCACGCTCGAGCGTCCGCCGACTCCGCACGGGGCGGACAGCAAGCCGCGCGTCGAATGGGATCGGGTGATCGCCGAGGCGCGGGAGTGTGCGGCGGCGGGGCGGGGCGTTTCGTCGCCGCTCGTCGAGCCCGTTCCGCCCGATCACGCGGCGCGGCGCGTCTTTTCGTTTTCACGCCTGGCGGGCCAGTTCGAGAGCGAGGAGTTGCCTGCCCGTGACAAGGACGCATTCGCACGGCTTGCAACGGAGGAGATTACCGACGAGCCGGCAGGGAGTGCCACGGAGTTGGGCGTTCTGGCGCACGCGGTGCTCGCGCAAATCGATTTCGCGGCGCCGGGCGATGTGTTAGAGCGCTGCCGCGACGAACTCGCGCGCCGGTTCTCGTCCTCAGAGACCAGGCCTGAAAGCGCCGCGGCGATGATCGAGCGCTTTTTGCAGTCCCCGCGCGCGACAGCGCTGCGCGAGGCCGCCGCGGTGCATCGCGAGTTGGAATTCTTGCTCCGCTGGCCGCCGGGCGGGCCGGCGGATGGTCGCCTGATCCAGGGCTTTATCGATTGCCTGTATCAGGATCGTGACGGCCGCTGGCACCTGTTGGATTACAAGACCAATCGCGTGACGGCCGCGGCGGTGCCACAACTTGCGGCGCGTTACGAATTGCAAATGTCGCTCTACGCGATCGCCGTGGAAGAAGTGTTGGGCGAAAGCCCGGCCACGCTGACGCTGTGCTTTTTGCAGCCGGGCGTGGAACATGTGGTGCCGTGGAATGGGGAGGCGCGCAAGCACGCGATCGAGCAGATTAACTCCGCACTCACGGCGGCGATCGCGAAGTCCACTTAA
- a CDS encoding alpha/beta fold hydrolase: MAQPNAAHDLPPFRPHPLLRSGHLQTLAGVYFPGELNDYRARQHQVALDDGDRLVLHDDCPEEWQPGCAVALLMHGLGGSHESVYMRRAAQKLCAHAVRAFRMDLRGCGAGIELARLPYHSGRSADAAAALRFISALCPHSPVTLIGYSLGGNIALKLAGESADRPPENLCRVMAVCPPADLAACSAWIGRWQNRGYDRYFARLLSGQLLERRRRAPHAVSVDFARQPKRLIEIDDWFTGPVCGFGNAANYYQQSSSAPLLADVRIPTQIIAAADDPLVPRHMFEALRLSPATSLHVARHGGHLGFIGARGNDADRRWLDWRVVDWVLRGPAFAAELSTRSGRAHVSPAARQPLSRT; this comes from the coding sequence TTGGCCCAGCCGAACGCCGCTCACGACCTTCCCCCGTTTCGGCCGCATCCCCTGCTGCGCAGCGGGCACCTGCAAACGCTGGCCGGCGTTTACTTCCCGGGCGAGTTGAACGACTACCGTGCGCGGCAGCACCAGGTCGCGCTCGACGATGGCGACCGGCTGGTGCTGCACGACGATTGCCCCGAGGAATGGCAGCCGGGCTGTGCGGTGGCGTTACTGATGCACGGGCTCGGCGGCAGCCATGAGAGCGTCTACATGCGCCGCGCCGCGCAAAAGCTCTGTGCCCACGCCGTCCGCGCGTTTCGCATGGATCTCCGCGGCTGCGGGGCGGGCATCGAGCTGGCGCGGTTACCTTATCACAGCGGCCGATCGGCCGACGCGGCGGCGGCGCTGCGTTTCATCAGCGCATTGTGTCCGCATTCGCCCGTAACGCTGATCGGCTATTCCTTGGGAGGAAATATCGCGCTGAAGCTGGCCGGGGAATCGGCGGATCGCCCGCCCGAGAACTTGTGCCGCGTGATGGCCGTCTGCCCGCCGGCGGACCTGGCCGCGTGCTCGGCCTGGATCGGCCGCTGGCAAAACCGCGGCTACGATCGTTATTTCGCTCGCTTGCTCAGCGGGCAGCTACTCGAGCGTCGGCGACGGGCGCCGCATGCCGTCTCGGTCGATTTCGCGCGGCAGCCGAAACGGTTGATCGAGATCGACGATTGGTTCACCGGCCCGGTCTGCGGTTTTGGCAACGCGGCGAATTACTACCAGCAGTCGAGTTCGGCGCCGCTGTTGGCTGACGTTCGCATTCCGACGCAAATCATTGCGGCGGCCGACGATCCCCTCGTGCCGCGGCACATGTTCGAGGCTTTGCGCCTGTCCCCCGCCACGAGCCTGCACGTCGCACGGCACGGCGGGCACTTGGGATTCATTGGCGCCCGAGGAAACGATGCTGACCGACGCTGGCTCGACTGGCGCGTGGTCGATTGGGTGCTCCGGGGTCCTGCATTTGCCGCCGAACTGTCGACCCGCAGTGGACGGGCGCATGTTTCGCCCGCAGCGCGGCAGCCGCTTTCGCGCACTTAA
- a CDS encoding DUF1501 domain-containing protein — protein sequence MPESRPPFGRLHADEHQRANTANPMLPPRADTIRCGSRRWFLQTGTAGLAGLSLVDLLKHRAAAATATNAAAPAGRSDKTSVILLWLSGGPSHIDMWDPKPDAPQEIRGPYQAIDTRVPGIQVCEHLPLTAQLMPRLSIIRSVDCSASNHTPITMQAGNALARRSDDGNDGQGYPSMGSIVARLRGPNAPNLPAFVGLADSWKADVWGAGHMGNNFEPVNGKELPGRLAMPKGIAVDRVRHRDALRHEFDRFRRDLDLSRAMDSADRFSQMAVDMVTSERVQRAFDLSQEDQKTRDAYGPGSLGEKTLLARRLVEAGVTFTLVSGKWGYFDHHGDEVVWGGIQKGLTPILPVVDRALFALINDLEARGLLDSTLVLMMGEFGRTPVMTATAGRGHWTNCMSMIVAGGGLPMGQVIGSTDRRGYDIAEAPVRPADLAATVFRHLDIDLDAQWVNRQGRPIPIVTEGGRPIPGLS from the coding sequence ATGCCCGAGAGTCGTCCGCCTTTCGGCCGTTTGCACGCTGACGAGCACCAACGTGCCAACACGGCCAACCCGATGCTGCCGCCGCGCGCCGACACAATCCGCTGTGGTTCGCGCCGCTGGTTTTTACAGACGGGAACAGCCGGCCTCGCGGGGCTCTCGCTCGTCGATTTGCTCAAGCATCGCGCGGCGGCCGCCACGGCAACGAATGCAGCAGCGCCGGCGGGTCGCAGCGACAAAACATCCGTCATTCTTCTCTGGCTCTCGGGCGGTCCCAGCCATATCGACATGTGGGACCCCAAGCCCGACGCTCCCCAAGAAATTCGCGGCCCCTATCAGGCCATCGACACGCGCGTGCCAGGCATCCAGGTGTGCGAACATCTGCCGCTGACGGCGCAGCTCATGCCGCGGCTGTCGATCATTCGCTCGGTCGATTGCTCGGCCAGCAACCATACGCCCATCACGATGCAAGCCGGCAATGCGCTGGCGCGCCGCAGCGACGATGGCAACGATGGGCAAGGCTATCCGTCGATGGGCTCGATCGTCGCCCGGCTGCGCGGCCCCAACGCGCCGAATCTGCCCGCCTTCGTCGGACTGGCCGATAGCTGGAAGGCCGACGTGTGGGGCGCCGGGCACATGGGCAACAACTTCGAACCGGTCAACGGCAAGGAGCTGCCGGGCCGACTCGCCATGCCCAAGGGAATCGCGGTCGATCGGGTGCGGCATCGCGACGCCCTGCGTCACGAGTTCGACCGCTTTCGCCGCGACCTCGATTTGTCACGGGCGATGGACAGCGCCGATCGCTTTTCGCAGATGGCCGTCGACATGGTCACCAGCGAACGCGTGCAACGGGCCTTCGATCTATCGCAAGAAGACCAGAAGACGCGCGACGCCTACGGGCCGGGCAGCCTGGGCGAGAAGACGCTCCTCGCGCGGCGCCTGGTCGAGGCCGGCGTCACGTTCACCCTCGTCAGCGGCAAGTGGGGATATTTCGACCATCACGGCGACGAGGTCGTATGGGGCGGCATTCAGAAGGGATTGACGCCGATCCTGCCCGTCGTCGATCGCGCGCTGTTTGCCTTGATCAACGATCTCGAGGCGCGCGGCCTGCTGGATTCGACCCTCGTTTTGATGATGGGAGAATTCGGCCGCACGCCGGTGATGACCGCCACGGCCGGACGCGGCCACTGGACGAACTGCATGTCGATGATCGTGGCCGGCGGCGGTTTACCGATGGGCCAGGTCATCGGCAGCACCGATCGGCGCGGCTACGACATCGCCGAAGCTCCCGTGCGGCCGGCCGATCTGGCGGCGACCGTGTTTCGCCATCTCGACATCGACCTCGACGCGCAGTGGGTCAATCGTCAGGGACGGCCGATCCCGATCGTCACCGAGGGGGGCCGGCCCATTCCGGGGCTGTCCTAG